In the genome of Acidobacteriota bacterium, the window AGCGGTGCCCTGAACTTGGCGGCCGTCCTCGAGCGCCAGGACGTGACGCTGCCCGAAGGCGCCTTCGCCACCACGCTGATGCGGGTGAACGCCGCCTGGACGCCAACGCCGTTCGTGGCGCTCACCAACTCGCTGCAATATGACAATGTGAGCCGCGTCGCCGGGCTGAACTCGCGGCTACGCTGGATCCTGCGACCGGGCAGCGACTTCTACTTCGTCTACGGCCACAACTGGCGCCACGACGACGGCCGCTACTTCACCTTGTCGCGCGGGGCGACGACCAAGGTGAACTACACGCACCGATTCTAGGCCACAGATTTACACAGATTTAGACACAGATCGCCGCCCTACCGAACCTTGGAAGACGTGGTCGCTACCGGGAACGCAGGAGGCGAAGCCCGTTCAGCGTCACCGCGACGGTCGCTCCGGTATCGGCGAGTACCGCCAGCCACAGCGGCGCAGCGCCGAACACCGCGGAGATCAGGAACGCGGCCTTGGTCGCCAGCGCGAGCGTGACGTTCTGCCGGATGACGTTGACGGCCCGTTTGGCGTGACTCACCAGGAACTCGAGATCCTCTGGATGATCACAAGTCAGCACCACGTCCACCTGGTCGAGCGGGACGGTCGCCGTGGTGCGGCACTGCACTACTACTCTTGCCGCCGCTAACGCGGCGGCGGTGGGCGCCGATGCGTTGGCCGCACGCTCGAGCGGCGATCCGCCCTTGAACAGCACACCGCGCTTTGCTGCCGAAGTCAGCGCGGCCACGATCGTTACCGGCGTGGAGATCACCAGGGCGCACGGGCAGGCCAGCACCAGGAAGATCAGCGCGCGATAGAACCACGTCTGCCACTGCCCATCGACGAGCGGAGGCCCGAGCGCCACGGCGAGGGCGGCAAAAGTGACCGCCGGCGTGTAGACCGCGGCGAACTTCTCGATCCACCGTTCCACATTCGCGGATTCATGGCCACGGTCCTCGCCCCACCCGGGTTCGTGTCCCACCAGGGCCGCTACCGCATGCCGGGCCCGATCGATACTCCACGCCTCCATCAAGTGAGCGACGGCAAACAGGAACGCGACGGCGGCCGCTTCCGCCCACTGGCCAATCGCGGCCGCGCCAATCGCCGACAGGCACACCAGCACGTGCATGTCGAGATGCAGGTGGCGCAACGAGGTGACGGCGCGCGGGATCATCGGCGCGAGGCCGGCCACGGCCGACATGGCGTACGCGACGACCGCGCCGCCGTAGTGCGCGTGCCCGTCTTCACCATGGCCGAACAGGGCTTCGGCCCAGGTGTCGGCGTTCACGCCGTCGATGATCCAGCCGGCGCCAAACGCCACCAGGCTCGCCGCCGCCCACCACTTGGCGTAGTCGTGATGATGGTGATGGTGCTCGGGA includes:
- a CDS encoding cation transporter, with amino-acid sequence MAGMDCADEAALIRRALHRPGVAALNFDLVGRRVDVTYDPSILPASAILAAVAGTGLTAHTHDAGDVVGDDHPEHHHHHHDYAKWWAAASLVAFGAGWIIDGVNADTWAEALFGHGEDGHAHYGGAVVAYAMSAVAGLAPMIPRAVTSLRHLHLDMHVLVCLSAIGAAAIGQWAEAAAVAFLFAVAHLMEAWSIDRARHAVAALVGHEPGWGEDRGHESANVERWIEKFAAVYTPAVTFAALAVALGPPLVDGQWQTWFYRALIFLVLACPCALVISTPVTIVAALTSAAKRGVLFKGGSPLERAANASAPTAAALAAARVVVQCRTTATVPLDQVDVVLTCDHPEDLEFLVSHAKRAVNVIRQNVTLALATKAAFLISAVFGAAPLWLAVLADTGATVAVTLNGLRLLRSR